AGGTTGTGGTATCCAGCGCAAAAAACCGTTTGATATTGGTATTGGCAGTCTCCATGATCCTATCGTTCATTTTAGTCCGATAGTCGTTAAATTCTTCTACTAGTTTTCCCATATTATAATTCTTGTAATGGATCCCAGAAATGTTTTTTAAAGTTCTGTATCTTATCGTCTTTTACGACAATTCCCTCCTTCTCGAGCAATTCCTGCATCAGATCAGGGGTTTTAAAATGGAACTTCCCGGTAAGCAGTCCACTGCTATTTACGACCCTATGTGCCGGAACAGGCGGATGTGCGAGGCCAGCATTGCTCATGGCATAGCCCACCATACGAGCAGAACCACCAGCACCCAGGCTTTTGGCGATGGCTCCATAAGAGGTTACCCTTCCTTTTGGGATTAGCCTTACCAACTCAAAAACCTGGTCGTAAAATGATTGTTCCATTTAATATCGTGTTACTTCAAAGAGAACTGTATATAGTTAATGCTCTTGTCGTGTTTTAAATAGATGCGTTCGTAATGTGTTTTAATAGAAAGCACCTCATCATAAAACTCCGATTTATACAACTGATCTGTTTTCTTATGAGTTTGCAGTCTAAGCTCTTCTACCTTTTCTACGGTATAAAGATATAAGCCATCGTTATCTGTTTTTAAATTTATTTTACCTCCCGGTTTCAAGAAGGTTTTATATTTATCTAAAAATCCTGGAAAGGTTAAGCGTTTCTTTTCGCGGCTGTCCTGAGGTTGTGGGTCTGGAAAAGTGATCCAAATTTCATCTATCTCATTTTCACCAAAAAATTCCATGATATCTTCAATCTGGATTCTTAAAAAAGCCAGGTTAGCAATTCCTTCATCCATTCCTGTACGTGCGCCGCGCCATATCCTGTTTCCTTTTAGGTCAACCCCGATAAAATTCTTTTCCGGAAACAGCTTTGCCATACTAACGGCATATTCTCCTTTTCCGCACGCCAATTCGAGCACTACAGGATGCTCATTTTTAAAATGTTGTGATGCCCATTTACCCTTTAATTCTTTTCCAGCATCCAACTGATAAACATTTGGGAAGGTGTCTATTTCCGCAAACTTTCTTAATTTATCTTTACCCACTATTTTGTTTTTTGTACAAACTTAGGCAAATAGTTATTTTATACCTCCCGCCGCTCTGAATTTATTTAAGGATTCTACACATTCATGACTGCTTTTCGTACTTTTGTGACCTCATTATAAGATACGTGGAAAAAAACGCAAAAATATACGTAGCAGGACACCGGGGAATGGTTGGCTCTGCAATTTACCGGAAATTACAAAAAGAAGGCTACAGCAACTTGATCACCAGAACATCAGCAGAACTTGATTTACGCAATCAACAGGCTGTTACTGATTTTTTTGCAGCTGAGCAGCCTGACTATGTGTTTTTGGCGGCAGCGAAGGTTGGCGGTATTATTGCCAACAACACCTATCGGGCCGATTTTCTTTACGAAAACCTATGTATCCAAAATAATGTAATCCATCAGGCTTATAAAACCGGGGTTAAAAAGCTAATGTTTCTGGGCTCCAGCTGCATTTACCCTAAGCTGGCACCACAACCACTTAAGGAAGAATACTTGCTTACAGGCTTGCTTGAAGAAACCAATGAACCTTATGCCATTGCTAAGATTGCTGGGATTAAAATGGCCGATGCCTATCGTTCCCAATACAACTGCAATTTTATTTCTGTAATGCCAACGAACCTATATGGTTACAATGACAATTACCATCCACAAAATTCTCATGTATTGCCAGCGCTGATTCGCAAATTTCATGAAGCGAAGGTAAACCAACATACCGAAGTTAATATTTGGGGATCAGGAACGCCAATGCGGGAGTTTTTATTTGCTGATGACTTGGCCGATGCGTGCTATTTCTTAATGCAAAATTATAATGAAGCCGGATTTTTGAATATCGGTACCGGCGAAGATTTAACCATAAAGGATCTGGCTATACTGATCAAAAACATTATCGGATTTGAAGGAGCGCTGACTTTCGATAGCAGCAAACCTGATGGAACTCCACGTAAATTAATGGATGTATCTAAATTACATGCATTGGGATGGAGACATAAAATAGAACTGGAAGAGGGCATTAAGCTTGCCTATGAGGATTTTTTAGAGAAGCATAGCTAAAATTGATATATTTGCTAAAGAAAAATAAACTTTAGCTATATGACCTTAGTTCAACTGGAATACATTGTAGCCGTAGATACTTACAGGAGTTTTGTGGGTGCGGCCGACAAGTGCTTTGTTACTCAGCCTACACTGAGTATGCAGGTTCAAAAGCTGGAAGAAATGCTGAATGTTAAGATCTTCGATCGCAGCAAGCAACCTGTTGTTCCAACAGAAATCGGAGCTCAGATCATTGAACAGGCACGACTGGTATTGCAGGAAAGTCAAAAGATCAAAGAAATTATCAACAACCAACAACAGGAAGTTACCGGCGAGATTAAAGTTGGCATCATCCCTACTGTTGCGCCTTACTTATTGCCAAAGGTAATTTCGGCAATGATGGAGAAATATCCCGATTTGAAATTGCTGATCTGGGAGTATACTACTGAAGACATCATACATCATCTAAAAACCGGCGTACTGGATTGTGGGATTCTCGCCACACCACTCGGCGACAATGCCATAGATGAATTACCCCTCTACTACGAAAACTTTGTCACTTACATCAGCAAAAACAGCAAGCTATATAAAAAGAAAGCTATTGATGCTGATGACCTGGAAGACGAAAACATCTGGCTGCTTAACGAAGGTCATTGTATGAGATCTCAGGTGTTAAACATTTGCCGTTCAACCAAGCAAAACAGACTTCAGGGCCTAACTTACAACACGGGTAGTGTAGAAACGCTGATCAGGATGGTAGACATGAATAACGGCGCTACTTTGCTACCTGAGCTGGCCTTAGAAGAACTGAGCAGCAGACAACTGAACAAAGTAAGGCATTTTAAATCACCAGAGCCCGTAAGGGAGATTAGCCTTGCTACGCATAAGAATTTCATTAAAAAAAGGATGTTAAACGCATTAAAGGATGAAATACTGGCAGTTATCCCAAAAACAATGAAGCAGAAAAAGAAAAAGGATGTGGTAGGTATATAAAGCTTTAGCTTTTGATTATATACAAGTTTACTATATATTCGGAGTCTAATTTCCGGGAAAGCCCATGTTTTCTAACCAAACTAAACCTATCAGCATATTGTGCTGGAAACTTACTATAGTTCTGCTTTGCACACTAAACACTTTTGTGTCAAAAGCGCAGGATAAGGTTTTATTAAATGATAGCATCAGTAAACATATCTTCATCTATAAGGAAATAGAATACTTTATAGACACCACAAACAGCCTTACTATAAATGATGTTACTAAACCTTCATTTTCTAATAAATTTAAGCCCAGCAAAACTTTTACGCCTACGAATTACCAATATCTGCACAATGGCTGGTACCGCATCAAAATAAATCACAGTAGCCTTGTGAAGAATAGTTGGGTGCTTGAATTTTTTGACCAGACTATTGAAGAAATACATTTTTATACCCCTGATCATCATGGAAAATATTCCATGCAAAACTTTGGTGCAGCACGGCCTTTTGACCATAGAATTTACTTCCATAAGAACTTTGTTATCAATCTGGATACCGCTTTTAAAGGTGATCGCACCTATTATTTTTCTGCCAAATCAAGCCATCCCTCAAACGTAATGGTTGTGCTCAAACCTGTTGTGTCCTATTTTAAATATGCACTAAAGGAATATTACCTTTTTGGAATTTACTACGGAATGATCCTCATCTTCAGTCTGTATAATTTCATGATGTTTCTTGCTGTTAAGCAAAAGCAATATATCTATTACATCGTTTACAATTTAAGTATCGGGATGTTTGAAATGAGTTCTAATGGGATTGCATATCAATATCTCTGGCCTGATTCACCCGAATGGAATGGAATTGCTTTTGGCGTCATGCTTTACATTGCCAGCATCTCTTCTATGTTATTTACCCGCGAGTTTTTATACACAAAAACAAAAGCGCCCACATTAAATAAACTTATCCTTGGGGCCATTGGTCTGAGAACCCTCTTTTTTGCATCATGCTTATTTATTGATCAACAGCTATTTAACTATAAATACATAGAAATCTTTCCACTAATTATTTGCTATTTTACCGGTTGGTATGTTTATAGAAAAGGTTACCGCCCGGCAAGGTTCTTTGTGGCCGGTTATACATTTCTTGTCTTAGGTGTTCTGATTAGAGTTGTGAAAACAGTTTACCCATATAATCTTCCCTTTGGCCCGGCAAACTTTTACAGCCTCAGCTTTTGCTTTATTATGGAAATGCTATTTGTTTCCTTCGCCATTAGTGATAAAGTACGTCTGCTGAAAAAGAAAAAAGACAAAGCTCAATCGCGCATGTTTCAGGAAATAAAGTTAAACCAGCGTCTAAAGGACAATCAGAATAAGGAACTGGAAAAACAGGTATTGCTTAGAACCAAAGAGGTGATCGCGCAATCTGAAATTATTAAATCTCAAAATGAAGAGCTTCTTAACATGAATGAGCTACTCAATCTTAAAGCAGAAGAGATCAATAAAATAAATGAGTTTCTGAAAAAAGATAACATTGACCTGCAAATAGATATTGAAAAGGTAAGTCAGGCAAGAGTGATGTCTAAAGAAGTTGACTTTACCGAATTCAGTAAAATATACCCTGACAACAACGCCTGTTTTAAATTCCTTGCAGAGCTGAAGTGGAACGATCAGTACAATTGTCGTAAATGCGATAATGAGAATCATTTTGAAGGCGAAACTCCTTTTAGCAGAAGGTGCTCTAAATGCGGTTACGATGAGTCTGTAACGACGAATACGATCTTCCACAATAGCAAAATCCCCATCAACAAAGCATTCTACATTATCTTTTTGATGTATTCCAGCAATGGTAAAATCTCTTCTTACAAGCTATCAGAAATTCTTTCTATGAGACAGGGAACCTGCTGGGCCTATAGTAATAAAGTCAAAAAAATAATGGAAGAGCGGAAGAAAGAGCTCAAAAATGCAGGAGAAAAGGGCTGGAGCAAACTCGTTCTGGGATAAAGTCATCTTTTTTAAAATTTATTGATGTGTATTAAAGTCCAATGGCACAAATTGGCAAATAGAAGTTTTACGCCTGTATATCAGCCTAAAAGCTCAACTGTCTTAATGCCGACAAAGCGTCTTAAACACAGCATAACTATCTATAAATTAGAACATTGCACAAAAATAAACTTGTTTTATTAGATCCTAGTACTATACATTTGTATAAATAACCAAATACAAACAAACACATTCAGCACTTCATGAAACGGAAATCCTTATCCATCCTAGTTTTGGCCCTGCTCCTATTTTTAGCAGCGCCCAAAGGATACGCACAAAACAACCTGATTACCAACACAGCGGCACGTCAATCTGTAAGCTTAAACGGGAAATGGCAGTACATTGTAGATCCTTACGAAACCGGGTTTTATGATTATCGGTTTAAAGAACGGGCTGCGAATGACAGAGAAGCCTATTGGAACTCGGATGTGCCGGATAACAAGCTAGATCGTAAAGAGCATGGTTACATTTCAAAATACAGTATTAATGTACCCGGTGACTGGAACTCTCAGGACCCCAAATTCCTATATTATGAAGGCACCGTTTGGTATAAAAAGTCTTTTGATTTTAAAAAGCAAAACCCTTCAGATAAGTTATTCTTATATTTTGGAGCCGTAAATTATAGAGCGGATGTATACCTAAACGGCAAGAAACTGGGAAGCCATAAGGGTGGCTTTACCCCATTTAATTTCGAAATTCCGGATTCTGTTTTAAAGGAAAAATCAAACTTTTTAGTTGTTAAAATAGACAATAAGCGATTCGCCAATGAAATACCTACACTAAATACGGATTGGTGGAATTATGGCGGTATTACGCGGGATGTACTCCTGATCAGTGTTCCAAAAACACATATCAGAGATTATGTGATACAACTCAATCCACAAAACCCTGCTGGTAACGAGGTTTTAGGGAATGTAAAACTTGATGGTCCGGTAAACAATGAAATGGTAACCATAGAGATCCCTGAGCTAAAGCTTAAAAAACAATTTAAAGTTGTCGGGAACGAAGCTCAAATCAAATTTAACCTTCCAAAGTTCCAGCGTTGGTCGCCAGAAACCCCAAAACTTTATGAAGTGATTGTTTCGGGGAATAACGATCGGGTAAAGGAAAAGATTGGCTTTCGTACGATCAAAACGAATGGAATTCAATTAACCCTGAATGATAAACCTGTCTTTTTAAGAGGCATTAGTATTCATAGCGAAATTCCTCAGGAATCAAGAAGGGCTTATAGTCAAAAAGATGCAGCGCAATTACTTGGTTGGGCTAAAGAACTGGGCTGCAACATGGTTCGCTTAGCACATTACCCGCACGATGAAAAAATGACCAGACTTGCCGATTCACTTGGCCTGCTTGTGTGGTCGGAGATCCCGGTTTATTGGACCATAGACTTTGCAAGTCAGGAAGTCCTGGAAAAAGCAAAGAAACAATTAGATGAAATGATCACAAGAGACCACAACCGAGCCAGTGTCATTATTTGGTCGGTAGGAAATGAAACTCCTGTTAGTGAAACAAGAACAAATTTCATGAAATCCTTGCTAGAAACAGCCAAAAAGGATGATCCAACGCGACTTGTTGCAGCGGCTCTGGAAGTTAACTATCACTCTAGTGAAAATCTAAGAACAATTGACGACCCTCTTGGTGAGTTTGTAGACATTGTTGCTTTTAATCAATACCTGGGTTGGTATGGCGGCACACCGGAAAGCTGCAGACAAGCGAATTGGGCAACGAAATACAATAAACCCTTATTTATCAGTGAAACAGGCGCTGAAGCACTTGGAGGCTATCACGGCGACCGGTCAACATTGTGGACTGAGGAGTTTCAGGAGTGGTTTTACCAAGAACAAGTAGCGATGCTTAAACGTATGCCTGCCAATTTTGTCGGTATCTCTCCATGGATTCTAGCAGATTTCCGATCACCAAGAAGAAACAATCCAACCTATCAGGAAGGCTGGAATAACAAAGGCTTCATTGACCAAAACGGAAGAAAAAAGAAATCCTTTTTCATCTTAAAAGACTATTACAACGAAATCCAGCAAACACAAAAATAAATATGAAGAGATTAATAGGGCCATTCTTACTACTGCTATTATTGGCCGGTTTTAACAAAAATACATTTGCCCAAAGCAAAGGGTTCTTCCGGACAAATCAGGAAGAAATAATTGGTCCGGATGGCAAACCTTTTCTGATCAAAGGAACGAACCTGGGCAATTGGCTTGTTCCTGAAGGCTACATGTTTAAGTTTAAAAACACGAACTCTCCGACAAAAATCCATGAAACGTTTGCCCAACTAATCGGTCCGGAGGCCACCAAACAATTCTGGAAAAAATATTTAAACAACTACATCACTGAAGCCGACATCCAGTATTTAAAGAAGATTGGCGTAAACTCTATCAGAGTTCCATTCAATTACCGTCTTTTCACCAACGAAGACTACTTAGGAGACAATAATGCTTCCAGAGGGATGGAATTACTTGACCGGGTAATTAAATGGTGTAAAAACGAAGGATTATATGTTATTCTGGATATGCATTGTGCACCTGGTGGTCAAACCGGAGATAATATTGACGATAGCTATGGGTACCCTTTCCTTTTTAAAAATAAAGAAAATCAACAGCTCACAATTGACATCTGGAAGAAAATAGCCACACGCTATAAAAACGAACAAACTGTTATGGGTTATGATCTGCTAAACGAACCTATCGCCCATTATTTCAATGCAGATTCTTTAAACCACCTGTTGCTCCCCCTATACAAGAAGATTGTTAAGGAAATCAGAACGGTAGACAAAAACCACATCGTCTTTCTGGGCGGAGCGCAATGGAATACCAACTTTAAAGTATTTGATGAATTCTTTGATTCCAATGCCGTTTACACATTCCACAAATATGGCGATCAACCTTCATTGGGTAGCATCAAAAAGTTCATTGATTTTAGAGCGCAGCATAAGGTGCCGATATACATAGGCGAAACCGGTGAAAATACAGATGAATGGATCACTGAATTTAGATCCTTACTGGAAAAGAACAATATAGGGTGGCACTTCTGGCCTTACAAAAAAATGGATAGTCCAAAAAATATCGCGTCCATTGTTCCTCCTCAGAATTACAATCTGTTGATTGATTACGCAGAAACGCCAAAGAATAGCTACAAAGATATCCGCGAAATCAAAATAGACAGGATCAAGATCCAACAAGCACTTACCGATTTCCTGGAGGCCTGTAAGTTTGACAAATGCAACTTTAACAAGGGATATATAACGGCACTTGGCCTTAAAGCCGGTTCGTAATTGTATGCCTTTATAATCCGTAAAACAACTAACCAAATATAAACCACTAAACAAACTTGTATGAAGAGAATTAGACTAATGCGATTATGCAGTCTCTTGATGATCTTTTATTTGTGCTTATCTACTGCGCTGGTTTCTGCGCAAGAAAATCGTACGATTAAAGGAGTTGTAAAAAGTTCAGAAGACAGCCAACCATTGCCGGGCGTTTCAGTTTCTGCTGTAGGGAGCTCATCCGCCGGAACTATGACAGATAAAGACGGGCAATTCCAAATCGTTGTAGAAAAATCAGTAAATACCTTACTTTTCAGAAGCATAGGAATGAATTCAAAGGAGGTATCGATACAAAACAACCAAACGTTGGAAGTTGTACTTACCCCCTCTACACAATCATTAAATGACGTGGTTGTGGTTGGTTATGGTACACAAAAAAAGAGTCTGGTAACTGGTGCTATTGCTTCTCTACGCGCTAAGGATCTGGATATATCCGGATTAATGCGAGCTGATCAGGCCTTACAAGGAAGAGCAGCTGGTGTAAGCGTAATGATGAATAGCGGTCAGCCTGGATCTGGTGTAAGTATTCGCATCAGAGGTATTGGAACCAATGGCTCAAATGATCCCCTTCTCATTGTAGATGGCTACCCAGTTAACGACCTAGAAGGTGTTAATCCAAGGGACATTGAAACCATGGAAGTGCTTAAAGATGCGGCTTCTGCGGCAATCTATGGCGCAAGGGGTGCAAATGGAGTTGTTATCGTCACTACAAAAAAAGGAAAAGCCGGGCAATACAGAGTCAACTACGATTATTATTATGGGATTCAGAATGTAAGAAAATACATTGATGTGCTGGACGCTACTCAATATGCACGCATTCAGAACGAAGCCTATTTCAACTCCAACCTTCCGCTACCTTTCTCGAGCGATGAGATTGCAAAAATGGGCGCCGGAACGAACTGGCAAAAAGAAGTTTCTTACAATAATGCACCTATACAAAGCCACCAGGCTAGTTTATCAGGAGGATCAGATCGCTCTACATTCAACTCCTCGTTTTCGTATTTCAGTCAGGATGGAACACTGGCTAAGGGGAAATCAAACTTCGAGCGTTATACCGGTCGGATCAATACAGAACAAAAATTCTTGGATGGCCTTTTAACCACTGGTGTAAATCTTAATTTCGCCAATGTAAAAAGAGCCGCCATTACCTCAAACGCTGGAAATGCAGGTCCCATACTAAGTGCCATCAATATGGACCCAGTTACCCCGGTAATGAAGGACGATGGTACTTTCGCCATTTCAAGATATGTATCGCAAGAAATTGTAAATCCCATTGCCAGAATATATTATTCGAATGGGGCTTCGGGATATACCCGTCTAATTGGTGATGCATTCGGAGAACTACAAATTCTTAAAGATTTAAAACTCCGCAGTACCATAGGTTATACGTTCCAATATGATCAGGGCAGCAATTATACGCCAATATATTACCTTAACTCCACCAATTTTACCCTTGCATCTGGAGCGAGCAAATCTGCTGCCGAGACCAAAACGTTAAATTTTGAAAATACCTTGACCTATGGTAAAACAATCCAAAAAAACACTTTCTCTATCCTTGTTGGAAATACGATAAGAAAAGGTCAAACCAGTAATGTTTCTGCTTCAAAAAATGGTCTTTTATATGATGACCCTGCTTTTGCCTACCTTGACCTGGCAAAAGACAACACAAGTGCCGCCGCGTCAGGAGGAGCCGGTCACAGTGCCTTCTTATCATATTTTGGCCGATTAAATTATGATTACGATGGCAGGTTCATGGCCACAGCATCCTTTAGAGCCGATGGATCTTATAACTTTGGCTCAAACAATAAGTTTGGGTATTTCCCTTCCATTTCAGCGGGCTGGAATGTATCCAAAGAGCATTTTATGGAAAATGAAACGTGGCTAAATAACTTAAAATTAAGAGCTAGTTGGGGTCAGACAGGGAATGACAATATTGGGGAATACAGTTTTGTCTCTACCATCAGTACCTATGCCCGTAATTATTATTGGGGAGCTAACACACAAATGGTTGGTGCATCACCAAGTAAGATATCCAATCCGGATTTAAAATGGGAAACATCAGAACAAACCAATATTGGCTTTGACGCCGATTTTTTGAATAATTTTAATGCAACCTTTGATGTGTATTCAAAAAAAACCAAGGACTTACTGCTAACACCCCCTATCCCACTTTATGTCGGAAATGGCGCACCTTCAACTAATGGCGCAGCCGTTGTAAACAAAGGAATTGAGCTATCCTTGGGTTATAAAAAAGATTTCGGGAAACTCAACATCAATCTTAACGTTAACGGGGCTTACAATTTCAACAAAGTTACCGAAGTTGGCAATGCCACAGGCTTCATCGTTGGAAGTGACGCCAGCAATCAAATGCAAGGGGTAACCCGTATGCAAGTCGGGTATCCAATGGGATACTTTTGGCTATATGCAATGGATGGCATTTTCCAAAACCAATCAGAAATTGATAAATACGTAGGACCAACCGGAGCTAAAATACAGCCAAATGCGGTTCCGGGAGATATTCGCTATAAGGACTTAAACGGAGACGGAGTAATTGACAGCAAGGACCGTTCTAACATGGGTAGCCCACATCCAAAATACAATTATGGTTTTAACCTAACCATGCGCTATGCCAACTTCGATCTGAACGTTTTCTTCAACGGTTTAGCAGGAAACAAAATCTTCAACAGTCTACATCGTTGGGACCTTCCAACTGCCAATTATCCAATAGAAATTTTAAACAGGTGGCATGGCGAAGGTACCTCGAATACCTATCCAAGAGTAGCAGCAGGAGACGCGAATGGCAATTTTACCAATCCATCTGATTTTTTCCTGGAAGATGGAAGTTACCTACGTTTAAAAAACGTTGCTTTAGGTTATACCATCAAAAACTTGTCTAAATACAAGATCAATAACATTAGATTGTATGCTACAGGCACAAACTTATTTGTCCTCACAAAATACACAGGATTTGATCCGGAAGTTTCCGGAACAGCGCTGGGGATAGGTATAGACCGCGGGGTTTATCCACAACCAAGAACCTTTATTTTCGGTGCAAGTATTGGATTTTAATAACAAACCAGGTATGAAAAGATATATAAAAACTATTGCATTTTTATTAATGTTGGGTTCAACATCATGCAATAAAGAACTTGATTTATTACCCATCACCAGTGATGTGGAAACGAACTTCTATAAAGATCAGAAAGATTGTCTTCAAGGGTTGGTTGCGGCGTATAACGTTCTGCTTTGGGATGCCCCACAGAATCAAAATTCCCCTTTTCAATTGATCAGTGAAGTATTGGGTGATCATTGTTTTACAGGTGGTGCTTCTGTAACGGATTTACCGGGAGTATCCAGAATCGACAGGGGTCAAATCCGCCCGGACGACCTTGGACCAAAAGCCTTTTGGTATAAATACTACACGGGAATTTACCGCTGTAACCTGCTACTTGAAAAAATGCCCAATGCTACTTTTGACACCCCAGGGCTACGCGAACGGTTTACAGCAGAATGCAAATTCTTACGCGCCTTTTATTATTTCGACCTTGTACGTCTATTTGGCAATGTACCACTGATTCTAAAGACACTCGCCCCTTCAGAATACAATCAAACGCAAAGCAGCCCGGAAGCTGTATATGCTCAAATCTCTGCTGACCTTACAGAAGCAATCAATGTGCTA
This is a stretch of genomic DNA from Candidatus Pedobacter colombiensis. It encodes these proteins:
- a CDS encoding TonB-dependent receptor is translated as MKRIRLMRLCSLLMIFYLCLSTALVSAQENRTIKGVVKSSEDSQPLPGVSVSAVGSSSAGTMTDKDGQFQIVVEKSVNTLLFRSIGMNSKEVSIQNNQTLEVVLTPSTQSLNDVVVVGYGTQKKSLVTGAIASLRAKDLDISGLMRADQALQGRAAGVSVMMNSGQPGSGVSIRIRGIGTNGSNDPLLIVDGYPVNDLEGVNPRDIETMEVLKDAASAAIYGARGANGVVIVTTKKGKAGQYRVNYDYYYGIQNVRKYIDVLDATQYARIQNEAYFNSNLPLPFSSDEIAKMGAGTNWQKEVSYNNAPIQSHQASLSGGSDRSTFNSSFSYFSQDGTLAKGKSNFERYTGRINTEQKFLDGLLTTGVNLNFANVKRAAITSNAGNAGPILSAINMDPVTPVMKDDGTFAISRYVSQEIVNPIARIYYSNGASGYTRLIGDAFGELQILKDLKLRSTIGYTFQYDQGSNYTPIYYLNSTNFTLASGASKSAAETKTLNFENTLTYGKTIQKNTFSILVGNTIRKGQTSNVSASKNGLLYDDPAFAYLDLAKDNTSAAASGGAGHSAFLSYFGRLNYDYDGRFMATASFRADGSYNFGSNNKFGYFPSISAGWNVSKEHFMENETWLNNLKLRASWGQTGNDNIGEYSFVSTISTYARNYYWGANTQMVGASPSKISNPDLKWETSEQTNIGFDADFLNNFNATFDVYSKKTKDLLLTPPIPLYVGNGAPSTNGAAVVNKGIELSLGYKKDFGKLNINLNVNGAYNFNKVTEVGNATGFIVGSDASNQMQGVTRMQVGYPMGYFWLYAMDGIFQNQSEIDKYVGPTGAKIQPNAVPGDIRYKDLNGDGVIDSKDRSNMGSPHPKYNYGFNLTMRYANFDLNVFFNGLAGNKIFNSLHRWDLPTANYPIEILNRWHGEGTSNTYPRVAAGDANGNFTNPSDFFLEDGSYLRLKNVALGYTIKNLSKYKINNIRLYATGTNLFVLTKYTGFDPEVSGTALGIGIDRGVYPQPRTFIFGASIGF